GTTCCTCCTCGCATCAACCTAGTCCCGCTACAGTCTCACTACTAACTCCCTTAGGGGGGCATGCATCCCCACCCACATCGACAACTAAATATACCTCTAGGATTCATGGTTAGTATTGAAGAGGTGCATGAATTACTAACTTGTTTTGATAAGTTCAAAACAAATGCATGTGCTTTCATAGTGCATGTCATAAACGTAGGTGCTTTCCTTAATTCATACTATTCTGGTTGCTTTGGTTCTGGTAGTTGGCAGGAGACAGTTGCAGTTCCATCACGATTATCACTGTCACTCATTTTAGTACCAGGCAACAGTGGACAGCTGATCAAAGGTGCGAGTCTTCCAGATTACCCATTGGCAGCACAGATGGCTTACCTATCTCGGCAGCAAACTGGAGGCCTGGGCACCAGCGGTCACACAGCTGTGGCCGGCCTGGCCAGGCACCCTTCCCACCCAGCTGATGAGTACAGCTCAGGCAGGGAAGGAAATGCTCACACAACAGACGGTAAGTTGGAAGTAGGTGTGATTAACTTTTCACTGTTGCAGTCTTTGTCTCTACTTTTGAAATGAATAACCGTTTTGTAGATATCGAGGAGGTGATATCAGCAGTGTGACGGCTGTTCTTCTCCAGACACAAACTACCCAATGCGCTACTCAACCAGTTTAGCTGCAAATGGCATAATCAAACCCTTTGAGATGTCTTCCTCTCTAAGGATGGAGGACTAACTTGTAGCGCATGGCCTTCTTGCCACGTGTGACGCTTTCcaagtttttaattatttttataacatgTGCACTTATtagttattaatattgtagCCAAGAGCATAGAATACTCTTAATCTCTACTATTGACTGTTCATGGTGACTTTTAACATGATGGTACAGCATCAGGGTATACTACTAGCTGTCACCTCTATTGTATAAACTTGCGTGAAGCCACAACTCTCACTTATGTAATTGTTGGGATTACATAAAACAGCTGTGAATTATATGAAAAGCTAtatatttcttataaatattttgtatacgTTCTCTGTACATAATTTTAAACTAGGAAGTATATGGATGTTAATAGAATGATTGTACCTGTACTTACGCACATAACCAACGGACAAATTAAGTCTGGGTTTCTGCTGCATATAGCATATTTATTGtgaatttaaataaatacttaCGTTAAAGAGATGCTGTCAAATGTCTGAAACTGGAGCTAATGCCTCCCAAGATCTCAACACATCTCTTTGGCATTAAACGTAGAGAATAGCAAAATGTGTCATCACCTTCGGTCAGTGAGGTAAGCACCAAGTGCAAATGATGTGGGAAATatcacacaaaataaaaaaaagtgaaTAAAATCCATTAGAATGAATTCTAGAAATAGTAATTAGTTGATTGTCATGATTGATTTAGGGAGAGCCAGGTGTACTAGGAGGCAGTCAATGACCTTCTTACTGTATACCCGTAGAGTTAGCCTGTTAGTTAGTTTCTGGTTGATGTGCATTAATAGATAAGAAAGCGTAACTCCACATCATTTGGAGTTTTAGAAAAGCATGCTTTGCCTTCTCTTGCCACCTAAAAGGGAAAGAAAGTGATTGTCCTGAGGAATATGTAGATAAACCTCCAGAACGCAAACAGTGAAAATAGATCAGTACAACATGCCATGCAATCAATCTTACCATGAGAAATACCAGATGAACGGAGTCCAGGATCTTTTTCCAGCCGTACTCCCGCCAGATTGAATATGCTCTCCGCTGTGAATGGACAATTGAacaatttacatacatttataagTGTATGAAAATGAGTGTGATACATAATTATTTATACCACAATTTCAGGGTAGGTAGATTATGAGGTGTACTCACTTGGAGAAAGAAGTGTAGCATGAGATCCTAGACTGCTGAAGTAGGGGTGCAGCATTGCGGGCTGGGCCACAATTCGTTTGTCTTTGTTGTATATAAGTAGCTTGCTAAATAAGTCTGCAGCATCCGTATCAAACCTGTTAAACAGTGTCAGACATGTTAGCAAAATAAACGTGGCAACTAACAGGCAGCTAAGTTGAGAGGAAAGGAGGCTGACTGACCTGGGAGCGATAGCCACCGTTGGCTCTGGTCTGTATGTCGGATATTCATATGGTTTAAACTCTGGGTTGCTAGTAACCCCTGGCATTGTTTGTTCATTAGGAGTACCTAATGTCTGAAAGCAAGATAACTAATAGTTGACATCATATCACAAAAATAGATCAGCGTGGGTACCCGAAGTAAAAACAGAGAAAAACCTGATGGTGAATTGTCTAATCATTGCAAGTGGTTCAGTATATAGAAGAACTAGAAAGAGCCCGACTGTGAAAAATAAGAACCCATGGTATAGAGCATCATTGCGCATCAAACTTTAAGCTACTTCAGTGGTTGTCAAACCTTGAATATGAGGTGAAGCTCATCTTCAATGGTTGAGCCAGGAAACAGGGGACTGCCGCTTGCCATCTCATAGAAGATGCATCCGACGCCCCTATAAATGTGAAATGATATGCTAGAGCTTTTCTATTTGTGCATTTAATCAGAGAACTCTTTCAAATGAACCAATCAATATTCATAACAGAAATTACTTATGTTGTAGAGAGCATAACTCCACAGCTAGCTTACCACATATCGATTTGAGAAGAGTAGTCTGTGAGGCCAAGCAAGACCTCTGGAGGCCGATACCAGAGAGTGACCACTTCATTAGAGTATGTCTTGGTTGGTATAGACTTTGCCCTTGCAAGCCCTGTGCAATTAGAATCTCATTTATGTTTACCAACTCGGTCATTTTGATCAACTCAAGAACACATCTCTATCAACTCATAACTCTATCTTTATCGATTCACAAACTTATCTCTACTGAATCACAAGCTCATCTCTTATAAGGGATTGGATTGCTTCGAAAATACCAAATCCAAAGTGACAATGCCTAGGATTCTATTTGTTGCTGAAATGTCATAGTGTCATGCAAGTAATAGAAGAGAATGCGGCAGTCTTTAGTCAAGGTCTAACTGTGAAAGTATGATGTGATCAAAGAGATGAACAGTGACCGTACAGAGTTATCACAGTATCGTTAATAACCCAAAGCATcacaattatataaaaatggctcaaataacagaaatgtagaTGTGTAGAAGCTTACAGCCAACCAGCTGCAGTCATGGTCAATTTGGTTCACTAGAGTCAGTGATAAAAGAGTTAATCAACTCGCCAAAGTCAGTCATAAGAGAGTTAACTAACTCACAAGAATCAGTCATAAGAGAGTTAATTAACTCACTAGAGTCAATCATAAGAGAGTTAATCAGCTCATCAGAGTCAGTCACAAGAGAGTTAACCAGCTCATCAGAGTCAGTCATAAGAGAGTTAACAAGCTCATCAGAATCAGTCATAAGAGAGTTAACTAACTCACTGGAGTCAGTCATAAGAGAGTTAATTAACTCACTAGATTCAGTCAAAAGAGAGTTAACCAGCTCATCAGAATCAGTCATAGAAGAGTTAACTAACTCACTGGAGTCAGTCATAAGAGAGTTAACTAACTCACTAGAGTCAGTCATAAGAGAGTTAACCAGCTCATCaaagtcagtcataaaagagtTAACTAACTCACCAAAGTCAGCAAGCTTCAGTTCCCCTTTTTCATTAATGAGTAGGTTTTGGGGCTTCAAATCTCTGTGTAAGACACGCCTCTTGTGGCAGAACGCCAGTCCTCTAAGAAGTTGGAAAAGGAAAATCTACAAAGGCATTAATTTTGCAAGATTTATTAAGAGTTGTACTAAATATGAGATATATTAAAAGTTGTACTCTGTATGAAATATATTAAGAGTTGTACTAAATATGAGATATATTAAGAGTTGTACTCTGTATGAGATATATTAAGAGTTGTACTATACATGAGATATATTAAGAGTTGTATTACATATGAGATATATTAAGCGCTGCTCAAGTCACACTGCTGACAGACCGCATGAAGGATTGATCCTACCTTGACATTGCCCATACTCATAATGTTTCCACAGTCATCCATGTACTGTTTCAAATCTTTTTCCTATAAAATTAGAATTTAAACCTGTACCCGCGCCTTATAGAAACAGAATAATGCATGGATAGATCAATGAAAGAAACGGACATAAACACAGAGATTTACTGGTATATGTGTAATAACACTTACTAAGTATTCAAATACAAGGGTGAGTGATCTATCTGTGTGTATAATGTCATGTAGAGTCACAATATTGTTATGTTTGAGGTCTCGAAGCAGCGAAACCTCTCGTATGGCTGTGCACGGTGCTCCTTCTTCATGCTCGAGACGAATCTCTTTTAGTGCTACCAGGTCATCCGTCAGCCGGCTCTTACCTTTATACACAGTAGCATAGGTGCCCTCCCCTAACTTGTCTAGCTTTGTGTAGGATTCTACTTTACCAAATCCTATCTCAGACTACAAAAGAGATGTCAACCCCATCGTTCCATTATAACAAAACACTTAAGATCAGACCTCTTAACACGCTCAATCCATCCCAATACCTGACTCGACTCACCAGAGATGCTCGACGCTGCCGTATGCTCAGTGGTTCATTGATTTTGGGTGCATGCTTGGCTACAAAGCTTTGTGGCAGCCGGAGGTCAGCAGGCAAAGAGAGTCTTTTACTCAAATCATGCtgcaatatataaaatatgaaataactaACACAAAAGAAAGAGATTAGGCTCAGTCAGAGGAGTAAGAAAAGTTAAAATAAGAAAACATAACAGGGCCCACTATATTCTCTGCCAGGTAACTCCTATCTGTAGATACGACTAACCAAAGACCTCCACAGGCTCCATTCAAAAAGCTGGTGAGCATTGCCAAAGTTGCCGGGGTTTCAGATGAATAATATTGTCCTGACTTGAAGAGAGGAAAGCAACAAGCACATATGCAGTAGCCTATATTGGAGTTCTGCAATTCACAGTGGATCCTATAAATTCTTAGTACACGACTAAATGGATTGATTTTCTACAGAAATGTAGAACCTTTTAAGAAAGTCTTTAAGAATGCAAGACAGAGTATAAAATGATCCAAAGTGTAACAGTTGAACAAACATGTGGTTTCTTGCGCATTAACAGGCGTCTCTTAAATGTCACCTTTATATGGCCATGACTGCAGTGAGAATTGATTCAGTGTAATTTGGAGATTAAATAAGTCTACATGTTACATAATAGAGCATATTCGCACGCTTCAGGTGTCCATAGTATCATCTTAACTTTATAGTATGATCTCTGGTGGTTTGGTGTAGACTATATAaaagaacattaaaatacaGCCCCATTACCATGGAACTGAGGCTGATAGCAAAATGGATGAACAGGATAACTGAGCTCTAAAGATGTCACAATGAAAAGAACATTTGAATGTCTGCTAAACTGCAGAGAGCTACATACACAATGCATAAGAAACAAGGAGATAGTAGATCGCTAGTCTTAGACATGGGATTTGACTGAGAAACCTTGGGTAACAGTTTACCTATATGAGGTATCTGGGGGTATGTTAGAAGTTTCATGGAAAAATTGGATAGAGTTCTGGCCGAGCTTGTAGAGTGGTTCAGCGGGCCCAATCCAATTCAGTTTAAACCATTGAAAATGGGAGAGATTGTCCAAGGAATCTGGTAATACCAGTTCAGAAGGCAAAGATTACAACTATcaacaacaattatttttattctgcaACTGGTCCGACTGAATAAACTGGTACGACCGAATAAACGGGTCTGACTGAGTAAACtgtaaatgaaataaactgatCCGACGAAATAAACTGGTCTAATTGAATAAACTGATCCAAATGAATAAACTGTTCCGACTGAATAAACTGGTCCGACTGAATAAGCTGGTCCGACTGAATAAACTGGTGCGACTGAATAAACCGGGCCGACTGAATAAACTGGTCTGACTGAATAAACTGGCCAGAAGAAATTGTATTTCCGATACCTCGATAACTCCAAACAGCCTTATTTATTCCTTTGTGACTTCCAGTATGTGCATATCATTGAATGTATCTATCCGTTTCTCATTGGCTGGCTGCTTATAGCATGCATATTGATCAACTTTGCAATTTTTAGGTGGCAAAAGTTTATATCTTATTTAAAATAACAGATGGTCTATCAATTAAACTAAAATTGGACACGATTCTCTTAATCAGTCTGGGCTTCTCAACTGTTAAAACATGAAGATTCTTGTTTCATCGCCACCTCTAGTCCCCTTTAGTCGTCTTTAGTTCTTGCCGACATCATGGAGTCTAATTTTGATTACTAGGTTCTCACATTTGTTTCTCTTTCATTATTTCTCATAAGCATTTTTGGCAAAGGGAATGCCTTCTGATGGTTTCACCAAATCAGCCCTTAGAATATCATTCAACTTACCGTAAAGACTAGGCCGAAATAGTAGGCAAAACTTGTAGGTATACAGTAAGAATTATTCATTACATGCCACTCTTCATCCACCTGATACTTTCCACACACACAATTTTAAACATATCAGTTTCGCCTGTCACTAGCATGGTAAAGACTGCCCCGATCAGTAACAGTGTGATGAGTATCCTAACACCTGGGAGCATGGATTGTGACTGGCAATAACATTGGAAGCGAAGGCAGCAGACAAGCATTGACACCAAGACTCCCTCAGACTGTGTCGACTCTGGCTATAGCGGCCTTTTCAGGGCCGCAATCAGATAACAAAATCCCTTTGTTCATACTCGCTACACAATAGAATACATCTGGCCTCTATTACAATAGCAAATAAAGAACAGGAGAGTAGAAGGTTTAGCAAGACAATTTACGCAGTGTTACCTTCATCATGTTTTAATTGATGCCAAACCAATTATAGATTTGTATCCCAAGATCTGTACATTGTGTGATGGGCTGTATACACGGGATATATACtcgtatttatatatataaatttcagtgtttgttttttgttaaaccatgtgaccagttatagcAATGAAAAAACCGCACAGCACTAGAGTTGATCACGGGACCTTCCAATTTAGAGGCCGCAAACTTAACTCTTAAGCTACACAGTAGTAATAACATTGATTAACATTGGGCTTAATAACAGCACTGTCAACAGTTACACGTATTGATTGTAAGCTGGCCTAAAACGcaagtattgttttagtaaagattatagcaaGGATCTAgatagctttccaggtaagttactcaaattcattaggtaattattctattactcgtgcaacgccgggcattcagtagtatatAAAATAGCGAAAAAATAGCGAAAAATCACcttcgcactggatttgaaccaGCGACATACAAATTGAAAGTCTACTAATAACGCATAACCACAAAACATATCATTTTCACGTTTGCACACactaaattattaatatatacagtgCATCAGCGGGTTACGATGaccttattataataaaaaaatttcgcCTTACGACATGGAACACGATATTTTTCGTCATCGCCATGCGAGAACGAAATTGTCAACAACGCTCGCTTGTtctctatctcagttcagcattgttattcataataattgttatttataataagttagaataaaaataaaacaaaaaacagacAGTGATACAATTTTATcctatgacaaagttgaagtttagatTAGTAAAAAACACACGAAAACTccgcttcaagtatgtgtttagtaagttaaattcatgtaagttaaattcaacgtttattttatatgtctgtctcaaaggttaGAACCCCCTACAGTACAtgctgcacatagtacattgtaacgttacagtgtattgcagatcataaccactagatacaCTAAATAcgctaaagttactgtaagtaactatagttactaaggttaacatattattttgttgctaatttttaatatgtacaatacatataaaatattgatgATTTTCAtcaaggggtgtttgcattaaataattactatgggtttctgtaCCCCTCTATACCACATTTTCCCCTTACAATGCCAAaactggaacaaattaaaatcgtatggagAGGGTCAACAcgtgtattaattaatattacctttagaacttttttttaatttttttaaaagctaaattaaactttaaatttaggAATTGCCTTtacattttcttttcatttagttagacaaagtatcagacaaaaaaGTCCAATATTCCATTTTTACGTTtgcaccagtatcgagaggtatcaGTTTCGTCTGtcaaaacatca
Above is a window of Watersipora subatra chromosome 3, tzWatSuba1.1, whole genome shotgun sequence DNA encoding:
- the LOC137390206 gene encoding cyclin-dependent kinase 18-like, producing MHERMKRLRERLGLRKSVRKSSTYDEGLSQYAIPENGPAHIINTGLSDYTLDVSRDMKDVLYENPRTDLASSLPPHQINGRPRDRIGSAPQPPTQVSPSSLSPSQIRFRQRRNYSEHDLSKRLSLPADLRLPQSFVAKHAPKINEPLSIRQRRASLSEIGFGKVESYTKLDKLGEGTYATVYKGKSRLTDDLVALKEIRLEHEEGAPCTAIREVSLLRDLKHNNIVTLHDIIHTDRSLTLVFEYLEKDLKQYMDDCGNIMSMGNVKIFLFQLLRGLAFCHKRRVLHRDLKPQNLLINEKGELKLADFGLARAKSIPTKTYSNEVVTLWYRPPEVLLGLTDYSSQIDMWGVGCIFYEMASGSPLFPGSTIEDELHLIFKTLGTPNEQTMPGVTSNPEFKPYEYPTYRPEPTVAIAPRFDTDAADLFSKLLIYNKDKRIVAQPAMLHPYFSSLGSHATLLSPTESIFNLAGVRLEKDPGLRSSGISHGGKRRQSMLF